A window of Platichthys flesus chromosome 23, fPlaFle2.1, whole genome shotgun sequence contains these coding sequences:
- the spx gene encoding spexin prohormone 1 codes for MKGLRTITLTCVLTLLLLATFVSQSWGAPKGSFQRRNWSPQAMLYLKGTQGRRFISEDRKEGDIYDTLHLETRSQNTEKLSVDQAATVLLNFLQQAKEGADENPDEVYFQELPVWKREFF; via the exons ATGAAA GGTCTGAGGACCATCACCCTTACTTGTGTTCTCACCCTGTTACTACTGGCGACGTTTGTCTCGCAGTCGTGGGGCGCACCGAAG GGCTCTTTCCAACGAAGGAACTGGAGCCCGCAGGCCATGTTGTACCTCAAGGGCACAC AGGGACGCAGGTTCATCTCAGAGGACCGAAAAGAAGGAGATATCTATGACACATTACACCTAG AGACCCGCAGTCAGAACACAGAGAAGCTGAGTGTGGACCAGGCCGCTACTGTCCTGCTCAACTTCCTGCAGCAGGCCAAAGAGGGAG CTGATGAAAATCCAGACGAGGTCTATTTCCAGGAACTGCCGGTGTGGAAGAGAGAATTCTTCTGA